The sequence below is a genomic window from Curtobacterium sp. MCPF17_002.
GGCGTCACCGCGATCGTGTTCATGGTCGTCGCGGCCGCCGCCCCGCTCACCGTCGTCGGCGGTGCCGCCCCGCTCGGCATGCTGCTCGGCAACGGCGTCGGGTTCCCGTCGCTCTACGCTGCCTCGGCCGTGATCCTGCTGCTGTTCTCCGTCGGACTCGCGGCGATGACCCGGCACGTGCCGCGGCCGGGTGCGTTCTTCACCTTCGTCGGCCACGGGCTCGGCCGCCCCGCAGGCGCCGGTGCCGCGACCCTGGCGCTCCTGACGTACACGACCATCCAGGTCAGCGTGCACGGGTACATCGGGTACCTGCTCGGGGTGACGGTCACCGGCCTCGGCGGACCGGACATCCCCTGGTACGTCTGGTCGCTCGTGGTCGTCGCGCTCGTCGGGGTGCTCGGCTACCGGCACATCGACCTGTCGCGCAAGGTCCTCGGAGTCCTGCTCGTCGGCGAGGTCGGCATCGTCCTCGTCCTCGTCGCGGCGATCGTGTTCCGCGGCGGCGCCGACGGGCTGTCCCTCGCACCGTTCGAGCCGGCGCAGGTCGTGTCCGGGTCGCCGGGCGTCGGCCTGATGTTCGCGATCGCCGCGTTCATCGGGTTCGAGGCCACCGCCATCTTCCGCGACGAGGCGAAGGACCCGGAGCGGACCATCCCGCGGGCGACGTACACAGCGGTGATAGGCATCGGGGTGTTCTACACGCTCGCGTCCTGGGGCCTCGTCATGGCCTGGGGCCCGGACGGCGTGCTCGCCGAGGCCGCGAAGGACCCCGGCTCGCTCATCCTCACCACCGCGGCGCAGTACATCGGCAGCGCCGGCGAGGCGGTCCTCAACGTGCTGCTGCTGACGAGCATGTTCGCCTGCGTGCTGTCGTTCCACAACGTCATCACGCGGTACCAGCACTCGATGGCGAACGCGTCCCTGCTGCCCGGTCGACTCGGCGACGTGCACCGCAAGCACGCGTCCCCGCACACGTCGAGCATCGTGCAGACCGTCACGGCCGCCGTCCTCGTGGTCCTGTTCGCCGTGCTCGGACTCGACCCGGTCCTGCAGGTGTTCAGCTGGTTCGCCGGCGTCGCCACGCTCGGGGTCGCGGTCCTGATGGCAGCGACGAGCCTCGCCGTGATCGTGTACTTCCGCCGGAACCGGGCGGACACCCGCATCTGGAACACGATCCTCGCGCCGGGGCTCGGGTTCATCGGACTCATCGCCTCCGCGGTCCTCATCTGGGCGAACTTCCCGACCCTCGTCGGTGACGTCGACGCCTCCGGGGCGAGCGTCTTCGGCGTCGTCAGCATCGTGCTCACCGGCCTCGTCGTGCTGGTCCCCGCCGTCGGCGTGGTGCAGGCGGTGGTGCTGCGACGTCACAACCGGAGCCGCTACGAGCAGATGCTCGACCGTCTCGCCACCGAGAGCTGACCAGACCCAACCGACCCCGTGCCTCCCGGCCGAACAGAAGGAACCACAGCATGACGCTCACCGACCCGATCACCGCCACCACCCACCCGCTCGCCAGCCTGACACCCGACGAGTTCACCGCCGTCCGCGACGTCGTGACGGCGCAGCCGGACTGGACCGACACCACCCGCTTCGCGTACGTCGGGCTCGAGGAGCCGCACAAGCGAGACGTCCTCGCGTGGCAGGCCGGGGACGGCGCGCTGCCGGACCGCCGGGCGCGGGTGATGCTGCTCGACATGGCGACCGGACGGTCGACCGACAGCGTCGTCTCGATCACCGACGGCACCGTCCTGTCGACCGACGAGCTCGACGGCTCCCGCGGGCAGCTCCCGGTGCTCATCGAGGAGTTCGACGCCGTCGGCGAGATCGCCGGAGCCGACGAGCGCTGGGTGGCGGCCCTCGCCGCACGCGGCCTCACCGTCGACGAGGTGAAGTGCGTGCCGCTGTCCGCCGGGTACTACGACTACCCGGAGGAGGTCGGCCGCCGGATCCTCCGTGTGCTCGCCTTCCGGCAGGACCACCCCGCCGACCACGTCTGGGCGCACCCGGTCGACGGCTTGTCGGCGTACGTCGACGCGGCGAACCGCACCGTGACGCGGGTCGTCGACGTCGCGGACATGCCCGTGCCCGCCACCTCGGGCAACTTCGACGACCCGGCCCTGCAGGGCGAACCGCTCGACCTCAAGCCGATCGTGATCACGCAGCCCGAGGGGCCCTCGTTCAGGGTCGACGGGGAGTTCGTCGAGTGGGCGAACTGGCGCTTCCAGGTCGGGTTCGACGCCCGGGAAGGACTCGTCCTCCGCCAGCTGTCGTGGCAGGACGGGGAGCGGTTGCGGCCCGTGGTCTACCGCGCGTCGATCGACGAGATGCTCGTGCCCTACGGTGACCCGTCGCCCGTCCGGTTCTGGCAGAACTACTTCGACACCGGCGAGTACCTGTTCGGCCGCTTCACGAACTCGCTCGAGCTCGGCTGCGACTGCGTCGGCGAGATCCAGTACTTCGACGCCGTCCTCGCCGACGAACTCGGCAACCCGCAGACGATCCGGAACGGCATCTGCATGCACGAGGAGGACTTCGGCACGCTCTGGAAGCACGGTGACATCTACACCGGCTCGCAGGAGGTCCGCCGCTCCCGCCGGCTGGTGATCTCGTTCTTCACGACCGTCGGCAACTACGACTACGGCTTTTACTGGTACCTGTACCTCGACGGCACGATCGAGTGCGAGGCGAAGCTCACCGGCGTGCTGTTCACCTCGTCGTACCCGGGACGCTCGGCCGACGGTTCCGACTACGCGTACGCGTCCGAGGTCGCCCCCGGCCTCGGCGCCCCGTACCACCAGCACCTGTTCTCGGCGCGGCTCGACATGATGGTCGACGGACTGTCGAACGCCGTCGACGAGGTCGACGCCGTTCGGGTGCCCGTCGGACCGGGGAACGAGCACGGCAACGCGTTCACGAAGGCCGTGACCCGTCTCTCCTCGGAGGCGACGTCCGGCCGCCTGGCAGACGCCTCGCGTGCCCGCAGCTGGTTCATCTCGAACACCGAGGAGCGCAACCACCTCGACCGCCCCACCGGCTACGTCCTGTACCCGCAGGACGCACCCGTGCTGCTCGCGGACGAGTCGTCGTCCGTCGCCGCCCGCGCCGAGTTCGCCCGCAAGCACCTGTACGTCACGCAGTACGACCCTGCGGAACGCTTCGCCGCCGGTGACTTCGTGCACCAGAACCCGGGCGGGGACGGGGTCGCTCGCTACGTGCAGGGCGACCGGTCGCTCGACGGTGAGGACATCGTGCTCTGGCACACGTTCGGCCCGACGCACTTCCCGCGCCCCGAGGACTGGCCCGTGATGCCGGTCGACTACGCGAAGTTCACGTTGAAGCCCTACGGCTTCTTCCCGCGGAACCCGGCGCTCAACGTGCCGGCGGCGATCGGTGCCTCGTCAGCATCGCACTGCTCGCACCACGCTTCCGGTGGTGTCGCAGACGCCGCACACGACGCGGCCGGTCACGACGCAGCCGGTCACGACCCGGCCGGTCACGACCACGGACACGGTCACTGACGTGACGGACGTGCTCGGCCTCGCCGCGATCCTGCCGGCGTCGGCCGGGGCATGCTGCACGGTCGGGGCCTGGCGCCCCGGCCGGGCGGTCGACGTGGTCGCCGCGGTCGTGATGGTCGCGGCGATGGTGGACGGGGTCGTCGCGCCGCGGGTCCTCCCCGGCGTCGTCTGGTTCGTGGTGCTCGCGCTCCTCGCGGTGACGCTCGCCGCGGCACACCGACTGCAGGTCGGTCCGTCGACGGCCTGGAGGCGCGGCGCGGCCCCGGTGCACCGCGTCCCGTCGGCGCACGGCCGATTCGGGCGACTGCACGCCGCGCTGGGGCTCCTCGTGATGGGGGCGATGGGCGTCGGGGCCCTCGGGGTCGGGACGACGGGCGGTGACGGGACCGGCGTCGGCGGTCACGACGTCGGGATGGCCGGGATGCACCAGCACGCCGGGGTGGTCGGCGTCACCTGGCAGGTGCTCCTCCTCGGGCTGACCCTCGGCTACCTCCTCCTCACCGCGCACATCCTCCGCGACGGGGTCCGGCACCGGGGTCGAGCGCTCCCGCTGATCGAGACGACCGCGATGGGGGCCGCCGTCGCCGTGATGTCGATCGCCATGCTCTGAACCTCCGACCTCGCTGGGAAGGAGTGGCACCGCGACGGGAGCAGGAGGGACCCTCGACGGGCAGCACTCACCACGCGCACGCCACGGAACAGGAACCCAACCGCCATGCCGCACCCCCGCACCCACTCCGCCGTCCGCGTCGCCGCCGGGGTCGCAGCGGCCCTGGCCCTCGTGCTCGGACTCGCACAACCCGCCGCCGCGCGGGGGTCGGACGTCTTCCCCGGCGGGCTGTACCGCCCCGCCGACACCACGGCGTCACGGCAGGCATCGGCGCTCGCCGCTGCCGGTCGGACGGCCGACGCCGCGGTCGCCCGCGCCGTCGCAGCCCGGCCGTCGAGCACCTGGCTCGGCGACTGGCTGTCGACCGCGGCGCTCAGGACCACGGTTGCGCGGCACCTCAGCGCCGCCGCGGACCAGGGCAAGACACCGGTGTTCGTCACCTACGCCATCCCCGGGCGTGACTGCGGGAGCTTCTCCGCCGGCGGTCTGACGCCCGGGGCGTACGGCACGTGGAACCGGGTCCTGGCGGACACGCTCCGAGGGCACCGCGCCGCGGTCATCGTGGAGCCGGACGCCCTCGCGCAGCTGTCGACGTGCCCGGGTGCCGACGCCACCCAGCGGACGAAACTCATCCGTGCCGCCGTGCACGACCTCGCCGGTGCCGGGGCCAGCGTGTACATCGACGCCGGGCACGAGAACTGGATCGCCCCGGCCAAGATGGCCACGCTGTTGCGCGAGGCCGGCGTCGCCGAGGCCCGTGGGTTCTCGCTCAACGTCTCCAACTCGTACGCCACCGCGGGGGAACGGGCGTACGGCGAGCAGCTCCGGCGACTCGTGGGAGGGCACTACGTGATCGACGTGTCCCGGAACGGCCGTGGCGCGACGGGTGAGTGGTGCAACGCCCGTGCGGCGGGTGTCGGACAGGACCCCGCGGTGGTGAACGACGCGACCGGGCTCGACGCGCTGCTCTGGGTGAAGCTGCCGGGCGAGAGCGACGGCACGTGCAACGGCGGCCCGGCGGCCGGGCAGTGGTTCCCGGCCGGCGCTGCCGCGCTCCTCCGCAACCGCTGAGGGAGACGGCCCGCACCGCGAGCGATGCGGGCCGTCCCTGTCCTGGTCCTTCCGCCACCACCTTCCGTGTCAGCGCCGGCGGGCACTGGAAGCAGAAGCACCGAGGGGTGTGTGCCCGAGGGTGTCGGGTACACTGGTCCGGAGCTTGTCAGCTTGGGGACGCTGTTCCGTCCTCGGCCTTCCACTCGGAGGGCAAACGAAGCCCATCACTGTTCGTTGCAGTGGTGGGCTTCACTCTTGCCCGGTGCTCCTCCGGCGAGCGGAGCACCTGATATGCAGCGTATCGGTGCCCGACGCCCGATGCCGATCAGTTCATCGCGCTGGTCGCAGCCCGCGGGCAGCCCCTGGGGTTCATGCACGCGAACATTTCGGTGCGTGAACCGTACAGAACGAAAAAGGTTCGTTGCGCTGATCGTTCAGGTCGTGAAATAGTTTCGATCGTCCGCAGGGGACAGCAACGACGCAGGAAGGGGCTCGCAATGCACAGCACGTACACGGGGATGCCGCGCCAGGCACGACTCGGCGGGACCCACACCCGCGTCGGCCTGACCGATCCCGCCGTCATCGACGCGTTCGTCGAGCGGCGCATCCAGGACCCGTCGCTCCTGTCGGTCCGCTCCGAGCCGTCCTACGCCGACTTCTTCACCGTCCCGGCGGCGTAGAACCGAGTCGTACCGCACGTCCACCTGGCAGAGAGACCACCCGAACCATGCCGCTGACCGTCGTCCGTCGTGAGCACATGCACCTCTACGCCCGGGAACCCCGGTCGCGTGCCGCCAAGGTCGCCGTCGACGCGCTGCTCCGGCTGCAGCACGCCGAGGAGCAGCAGCTCGAACAGGCCCGGTCCGAGAGCGGCCTGACGAAGAACGAGTTCCTCGCCGTCCGGTACATGCTGCAGGCCCACCGGGACGGTCGGGCGATGGGCCCGAAGGACCTCGCCGTCATGCTCAACGTGTCGAACGCGTCGGTCACGAAGATCGTGGACGGGCTCGTCGACAAGGGCGACTTCGTCCGGGCGCCGCACCCGACCGACCGCCGAGCACAGGTGCTCGAGCCGACGGTGCAGTCGGCCAAGAAGATCGACGCCTCGTACGCGCGCTTCCACGAGGCCGTCGTCGAGGTGATGGACCACCTGTCCACCGAGGAGAACGACGTGCTCGCCCGGTGCCTCGAGCAGATCACCGAGGCGCTCGCCGGTGGCGCACCGAAGCCGGTCGACGAGTACACGGTCGACCCCGACGGCGACGCCGAGCCGAACGACTCCTGACGCCGGCGGCCCGAGAGGCCGACGACTCCGGACCGCACCCGCACGGACGGGTCCCCACGCGCCTCCCGGAAAAAACCTTCCAGCGGTAAGTTGGGGGGATGACGCACCCCGCCGACGACGACGCGGCCCCGCCGCGACGCGGCGGGTACCGGAAGGGCGCCGAGCGTCGCACCCAGATCCTCGACGAGATGATCCGGATGGTCGCCGACCACGGCGTCGACGCCTCGTCGTTGCGTTCGGTGGCCGAGGCGCTCGGGATCACGCATGCGGCGCTCCGCCACTACTTCCCGAATCGGGACGAACTGCTGCTCGCCGTCTACCGCGAGCACGAAGTGCGCGAGCAGGGTGCGCCGGACCGGATGAAGTCGGCCATCGGGGACATGCGCGAGAGCGCGTCACGCAACCGGGACGTCCCGGGGCTCGTGCAGCTGTACACGACGCTCGCGGCGGACGCCGTGCAGGAGGGCCACCCGGCGACGCGGGAGTTCATGCGGGAGCGGTTCACCCGGCTCCGCTCGGACCTGTCGGCGCTCATCGAGGCGGACCAGGCCGCCGGCCGGATCCGTGCCGACCTCGACCCGGTCGACCTGGCGTCCCTGAGCATCGCTGCGTCCGACGGCCTCCAGGTGCAGTGGCTGCTGGACCCGGAGGCCGTCGACGGCGAGAAGGTCCTGCGGCTGCTCGAGCAGATCGTCCCGCCGGTCTCCCGCTGACCGTCAGAACTTCTGGTCGGTCTCCTTCGGGTTGCGTGTCCTGCCGGTGGCCTGGTCGTGCGTCGCGGCGTCCGGCGCGTCCATCGCGGGACCGGTGCCGACGGGGATGCCCGCTTCCGGGTGGTTGAGGTCGAAGGCAGGCGACTCGGAGCGGATGCGCGGAACGGAGGTGAAGTTGTGCCGAGGCGGCGGGCAGCTCGTGGCCCACTCGAGGGAACGGCCGTAGCCCCACGGGTCGTTCACCAGCACTCGGCGACCCTTCCGCATCGTCTGCACCACGTTGAGGAAGAACGGGATCATCGACGCCGCGGTGAGGAACGCCCCGACCGTCGAGACCTGGTGCAGCCAGGTGAAGTCGTCCTCCTCGAGGTAGCTGGCGTACCGACGCGGCATGCCGATGACCCCGAGCCAGTGCTGGATGAGGAACGTCATGTGGAACCCGATGAACAGCATCCAGAAGTGGATCTTGCCGAGCCCCTCGCCGAGCATCTTGCCGGTGAACTTCGGCCACCAGAAGTAGAACCCGGAGAACATCGCGAACACGACGGTGCCGAACACGACGTAGTGGAAGTGCGCCACCACGAAGTACGTGTCGTGCACGTGGAAGTCGAGCGGGGGCGAGGCCAGGATCACACCGGTGAGGCCGCCGAACGTGAAGGTGATGAGGAACCCGATCGCCCACAGGATCGGCGTCTCGAACGTCACCGAGCCCCGCCACATCGTGCCGACCCAGTTGAAGATCTTCACCCCGGTCGGGACCGCGATGAGCATCGTCATGAGCGCGAACCACGGCAGCAGGACGCCGCCGGTCGCGAACATGTGGTGCGCCCAGACCGACACGGACAACGCGGCGATGGAGATGGTCGCGTAGACGAGGGTCTTGTACCCGAAGATCGGCTTCCGGCTGAACGCGGGGAACACCTCGGAGACGATCCCGAAGAACGGCAACGCGATCACGTAGACCTCGGGGTGGCCGAAGAACCAGAACAGGTGCTGCCAGAGCAGGGCACCACCGTTGGCGGGGTTGAAGATCTGCGCGTCGAAGACCCGGTCGAGCAGCAGGCCGAACAACGCCACCGCGAGGACCGGGAACGCCATCAGCACGAGGATGGACGTGATCAGGACGTTCCACGTGAAGATCGGCATCCGGAACATCGTCATGCCCGGTGCGCGCATCGTGACGACGGTGGTGATGAAGTTCACGGCGCCGAGGATCGTCGAGAAGCCGGTCAAGCTCAGGCCCGCGACCCACAACGTGCTGCCGATGCCGGGTGAGAACGTCGTGTCCGACAGGGGCGCGTACGCCGTCCAGCCGAACGACGCCGACCCCGCCGGTGTGAGGAACCCGCCCATCACGATGAGGCTGCCGAACACGTACAGCCAGTACGAGAACGCGTTGAGTCGCGGGAACGCGACGTCCGGTGCGCCGATCTGCAACGGCATGATCGCGTTGGCGAACCCGGCGAACAGCGGCGTCGCGAAGAGCAGCAGCATCACGGTGCCGTGCATCGTGACGAGCTGGTTGTACTGCTCGCGGGTGTCGAGCAGGTCGAGGCCCGGCGTGAACAGCTCGGTCCGCATCACGACGGCCATCAGCCCGGCGAGGCAGAAGTACCCGAAGGACGTGACGAGGTAGAGGTTGCCGATCGTCTTGTGGTCGGTCGTGGTGTGCCAGTGCACGAAGCGTGCGCCGAGCTTCACCGGCCGGCCGACGCCGACGTCCGCCGGGTGCTCGCCGAGGACCGGCGGGTTCCTGAGTTCGGTCACGGGGTGCTCCTGTCCTCTGGTGCGGAGAGCTGCTCGGACTGCATCAGCGGACCGCCCCGTTGACGCCGGTGCCGACACGCCGGTCGCCGGACGTCCCGACGACGCCGTCGTCCTGCAGGCCTGCGCCGACGCGGCCCGTCCGCGCCCGGACGTTCGTCATCGCCGCAGCCAGGGCCACCTGGCCGAGGTCACCGGTCGCGGCGAAGGCCGCACGCTGCCGTGCTGCTCCGGTCCCGCGCGCGAACAGGTCGGCCAGGCCGCGTTCCACGAGCTGGTCGTCGCCGTTCGCCGTGAGCGCGGGCAGGACGTGGGCGAGGAGGAGCGTGACGACCTCCCGAGCGGGGGCGGGACGGCCGGTCAGCGGGTCGACGAGTTCGCCGTCGAGCCCCTCGAGCGCCGCACGCCAGTTGGCGAGCCGGATGGCACACGACGGGGTGTCCCGCTCGAGGGAGCCGGAGCGCCACTCCTCGGCGGCGGTGTCGACGAGGGCGCGGACGATCCCGGCGATCGTCACGGTCACCCCCGGGTCGAGCGGGACGTCGGCGACGCGCACCTCGACGGTCGGGTGGTGCTCGGAGAGGCGGGCGTCGAGGTAGAGCATCCCGGAGTCGAGCAGCGCGCCGGTCCGGAGCATGGTCTCGGTGACGGCCCGGTACCGCTCGAGGGACCCGAACCGCTCCATCGGTCCCGAGCACGGCCACTGGCTCCAGGCGATCGACCGGTAACTGGCGTGTCCGGTGTCGGATCCGTCGTGGAACGGCGAGTTCGCGCTGAGGGCGATGAGCACGGGCGTCCACGTCCGGATCCGGTCGAGGATCGCCACGCCCTCGGCGGGGGACTCGATCGACACGTGCACGTGCATGCCACACGTCAGGCTGAGCCGCGGGATGCACCCGTACCGGTTCATCATCCGGCGGTACCGGGCGCCGTCGCTGGCGTGCGGGGCCACCGGCGTGGGCGACGCGGCCAAGGGTGCCGCGTGCGCTCCGAAGCCGTTCGCGACCCGTTCGACGAGTGCCCGGTTGTCGAGCACCTGCCCGCCGAGCGACGCGAGCGAACTGTGCGGGCGGGTCATCACCTCGATCATCTCGCGCTGCATCTCGCCGACGACACCGCCCCGATCGGGGACGCGGGTCGCCATCGCTCCGGCCAGGACACCGTCCGCGACCGGCACGGGGACACCCGTCGACCGGTCGATGAGGAGGAGCTCCTCTTCCACACCCATGGTTCGCATCCATCGAGTGAAAGCCGTGCCCG
It includes:
- a CDS encoding MarR family transcriptional regulator is translated as MPLTVVRREHMHLYAREPRSRAAKVAVDALLRLQHAEEQQLEQARSESGLTKNEFLAVRYMLQAHRDGRAMGPKDLAVMLNVSNASVTKIVDGLVDKGDFVRAPHPTDRRAQVLEPTVQSAKKIDASYARFHEAVVEVMDHLSTEENDVLARCLEQITEALAGGAPKPVDEYTVDPDGDAEPNDS
- a CDS encoding primary-amine oxidase, whose translation is MTLTDPITATTHPLASLTPDEFTAVRDVVTAQPDWTDTTRFAYVGLEEPHKRDVLAWQAGDGALPDRRARVMLLDMATGRSTDSVVSITDGTVLSTDELDGSRGQLPVLIEEFDAVGEIAGADERWVAALAARGLTVDEVKCVPLSAGYYDYPEEVGRRILRVLAFRQDHPADHVWAHPVDGLSAYVDAANRTVTRVVDVADMPVPATSGNFDDPALQGEPLDLKPIVITQPEGPSFRVDGEFVEWANWRFQVGFDAREGLVLRQLSWQDGERLRPVVYRASIDEMLVPYGDPSPVRFWQNYFDTGEYLFGRFTNSLELGCDCVGEIQYFDAVLADELGNPQTIRNGICMHEEDFGTLWKHGDIYTGSQEVRRSRRLVISFFTTVGNYDYGFYWYLYLDGTIECEAKLTGVLFTSSYPGRSADGSDYAYASEVAPGLGAPYHQHLFSARLDMMVDGLSNAVDEVDAVRVPVGPGNEHGNAFTKAVTRLSSEATSGRLADASRARSWFISNTEERNHLDRPTGYVLYPQDAPVLLADESSSVAARAEFARKHLYVTQYDPAERFAAGDFVHQNPGGDGVARYVQGDRSLDGEDIVLWHTFGPTHFPRPEDWPVMPVDYAKFTLKPYGFFPRNPALNVPAAIGASSASHCSHHASGGVADAAHDAAGHDAAGHDPAGHDHGHGH
- the ctaD gene encoding cytochrome c oxidase subunit I, whose translation is MKLGARFVHWHTTTDHKTIGNLYLVTSFGYFCLAGLMAVVMRTELFTPGLDLLDTREQYNQLVTMHGTVMLLLFATPLFAGFANAIMPLQIGAPDVAFPRLNAFSYWLYVFGSLIVMGGFLTPAGSASFGWTAYAPLSDTTFSPGIGSTLWVAGLSLTGFSTILGAVNFITTVVTMRAPGMTMFRMPIFTWNVLITSILVLMAFPVLAVALFGLLLDRVFDAQIFNPANGGALLWQHLFWFFGHPEVYVIALPFFGIVSEVFPAFSRKPIFGYKTLVYATISIAALSVSVWAHHMFATGGVLLPWFALMTMLIAVPTGVKIFNWVGTMWRGSVTFETPILWAIGFLITFTFGGLTGVILASPPLDFHVHDTYFVVAHFHYVVFGTVVFAMFSGFYFWWPKFTGKMLGEGLGKIHFWMLFIGFHMTFLIQHWLGVIGMPRRYASYLEEDDFTWLHQVSTVGAFLTAASMIPFFLNVVQTMRKGRRVLVNDPWGYGRSLEWATSCPPPRHNFTSVPRIRSESPAFDLNHPEAGIPVGTGPAMDAPDAATHDQATGRTRNPKETDQKF
- a CDS encoding TetR/AcrR family transcriptional regulator, whose product is MTHPADDDAAPPRRGGYRKGAERRTQILDEMIRMVADHGVDASSLRSVAEALGITHAALRHYFPNRDELLLAVYREHEVREQGAPDRMKSAIGDMRESASRNRDVPGLVQLYTTLAADAVQEGHPATREFMRERFTRLRSDLSALIEADQAAGRIRADLDPVDLASLSIAASDGLQVQWLLDPEAVDGEKVLRLLEQIVPPVSR
- a CDS encoding APC family permease — encoded protein: MSAITKDPASLGAVPAPPRTMRGSLGVTAIVFMVVAAAAPLTVVGGAAPLGMLLGNGVGFPSLYAASAVILLLFSVGLAAMTRHVPRPGAFFTFVGHGLGRPAGAGAATLALLTYTTIQVSVHGYIGYLLGVTVTGLGGPDIPWYVWSLVVVALVGVLGYRHIDLSRKVLGVLLVGEVGIVLVLVAAIVFRGGADGLSLAPFEPAQVVSGSPGVGLMFAIAAFIGFEATAIFRDEAKDPERTIPRATYTAVIGIGVFYTLASWGLVMAWGPDGVLAEAAKDPGSLILTTAAQYIGSAGEAVLNVLLLTSMFACVLSFHNVITRYQHSMANASLLPGRLGDVHRKHASPHTSSIVQTVTAAVLVVLFAVLGLDPVLQVFSWFAGVATLGVAVLMAATSLAVIVYFRRNRADTRIWNTILAPGLGFIGLIASAVLIWANFPTLVGDVDASGASVFGVVSIVLTGLVVLVPAVGVVQAVVLRRHNRSRYEQMLDRLATES
- a CDS encoding glutamate--cysteine ligase is translated as MRTMGVEEELLLIDRSTGVPVPVADGVLAGAMATRVPDRGGVVGEMQREMIEVMTRPHSSLASLGGQVLDNRALVERVANGFGAHAAPLAASPTPVAPHASDGARYRRMMNRYGCIPRLSLTCGMHVHVSIESPAEGVAILDRIRTWTPVLIALSANSPFHDGSDTGHASYRSIAWSQWPCSGPMERFGSLERYRAVTETMLRTGALLDSGMLYLDARLSEHHPTVEVRVADVPLDPGVTVTIAGIVRALVDTAAEEWRSGSLERDTPSCAIRLANWRAALEGLDGELVDPLTGRPAPAREVVTLLLAHVLPALTANGDDQLVERGLADLFARGTGAARQRAAFAATGDLGQVALAAAMTNVRARTGRVGAGLQDDGVVGTSGDRRVGTGVNGAVR
- a CDS encoding glycoside hydrolase family 6 protein, translated to MPHPRTHSAVRVAAGVAAALALVLGLAQPAAARGSDVFPGGLYRPADTTASRQASALAAAGRTADAAVARAVAARPSSTWLGDWLSTAALRTTVARHLSAAADQGKTPVFVTYAIPGRDCGSFSAGGLTPGAYGTWNRVLADTLRGHRAAVIVEPDALAQLSTCPGADATQRTKLIRAAVHDLAGAGASVYIDAGHENWIAPAKMATLLREAGVAEARGFSLNVSNSYATAGERAYGEQLRRLVGGHYVIDVSRNGRGATGEWCNARAAGVGQDPAVVNDATGLDALLWVKLPGESDGTCNGGPAAGQWFPAGAAALLRNR